The Gemmatimonadota bacterium genome window below encodes:
- a CDS encoding amidohydrolase family protein, with protein MIIDCHSHAWDYWPYEPAVPDPENRGTAEMLLHEMDLAGVDKAVLVCARIEHNPNNNDYGAECVQRFPDRFIQFADVDCSWSDTYHTPGGAGRLAEAVEKYRLKGFTHYLKGDTDWFESSEGLAFFEKAAELNQIASLALSPAWMPALRKLARRFPDTPFLCHHMAGVKVGEPPPRPMLREVLDSADAPNIHIKLSGFQYVSETASEYPYSDCMWIVRKLYEYYGADRLCWASNYPPVARASTYQHALEAVRTHCSFIAKADMDLVLGGNLERLLADAG; from the coding sequence ATGATCATCGACTGCCACTCACACGCATGGGATTACTGGCCATACGAACCGGCGGTTCCCGATCCGGAGAACCGGGGCACGGCGGAGATGCTGCTCCACGAAATGGATCTGGCGGGGGTGGACAAGGCGGTGCTGGTCTGCGCCCGGATCGAACACAATCCCAATAACAACGACTACGGGGCCGAATGTGTTCAACGGTTCCCCGATCGTTTCATCCAGTTCGCCGACGTGGACTGCTCCTGGTCCGACACCTACCACACGCCGGGCGGCGCCGGCAGGCTGGCCGAAGCGGTGGAGAAGTACCGGTTGAAGGGGTTCACCCACTATCTCAAGGGCGACACGGACTGGTTCGAATCGTCCGAGGGCCTCGCGTTCTTCGAGAAAGCGGCCGAACTCAACCAGATCGCATCCCTCGCTCTCAGTCCGGCCTGGATGCCCGCCCTGCGAAAACTCGCGCGCCGGTTCCCGGACACGCCCTTTCTGTGCCATCACATGGCCGGCGTAAAGGTCGGGGAACCTCCGCCGCGGCCGATGCTCCGGGAGGTACTGGACTCAGCGGACGCGCCGAACATCCACATCAAGCTGTCCGGCTTCCAGTACGTGTCGGAGACTGCCTCGGAATATCCCTATTCGGACTGCATGTGGATCGTCCGCAAGCTCTACGAGTACTACGGGGCGGACCGCCTCTGCTGGGCCTCCAATTATCCGCCTGTCGCCCGTGCGAGCACCTACCAGCACGCGCTGGAGGCCGTTCGGACCCACTGTTCCTTCATCGCGAAGGCAGATATGGACCTCGTCCTGGGCGGCAACCTGGAGCGGTTGCTCGCGGACGCCGGGTGA
- a CDS encoding efflux RND transporter periplasmic adaptor subunit, with protein sequence MAYTRFLFRVLKFQRLFATLALAVFIAAGCGDASSGTGDNANEDKDGEAEADSTAPPPVPVSVISASLGTISDVILTTATVEADRDARIFPRTTAMIEDILVQEGDRVQRGQTLAVLEHAEEEVALARAEAIRQARKQEFDRSVAMLNGQLISEVDHEAKEREYIIAKAEWESAKVSYDKTTITAPFRGTITERHLNVGNMARPGDPLFTLVDLNTLLIYTYLPEMEWSHVAAGQDVVLETDTLPDGAFGGKVHRVSSIINPQNGTFKVTIRINDPGWRLKPGMFVRVKILADQHEDVLLIPKIALLDGNYVFTVLDDSLAVRAELTLGLQDADFVEIEEGLNPGDRIVIAGHRSMKDSTRVKIVTP encoded by the coding sequence ATGGCGTACACCCGATTCTTATTCCGCGTATTGAAGTTTCAGCGTCTTTTTGCCACGCTGGCCTTAGCGGTGTTCATCGCTGCCGGATGCGGCGACGCCAGTTCCGGTACCGGCGATAACGCGAACGAAGACAAGGACGGCGAAGCCGAAGCGGATTCCACCGCACCGCCTCCCGTCCCCGTGAGCGTGATATCCGCTTCCCTGGGCACCATTTCCGACGTCATCCTGACGACGGCCACGGTGGAGGCGGACCGCGACGCCCGCATATTCCCGAGAACCACCGCGATGATCGAAGACATCCTGGTCCAGGAAGGGGACCGCGTCCAACGGGGACAGACGCTTGCCGTCCTGGAACACGCCGAGGAAGAAGTCGCCCTGGCCCGGGCGGAGGCGATCAGGCAGGCCCGGAAGCAGGAGTTCGACCGGTCGGTCGCCATGCTGAACGGCCAGCTCATCAGCGAGGTGGACCACGAAGCCAAAGAGCGGGAATACATCATAGCGAAGGCGGAATGGGAATCCGCCAAGGTATCGTACGACAAGACCACCATCACGGCCCCATTCCGCGGCACGATTACCGAACGGCACCTCAATGTCGGCAACATGGCCAGGCCGGGCGATCCCCTCTTCACGCTGGTGGATCTGAACACCCTGCTGATCTACACCTACCTGCCGGAAATGGAATGGTCTCACGTGGCCGCGGGCCAGGACGTCGTGCTGGAAACCGATACCCTTCCCGACGGAGCGTTCGGCGGGAAGGTCCATCGCGTGAGTTCCATCATCAACCCGCAGAACGGCACCTTCAAGGTAACCATCAGGATCAACGACCCCGGCTGGCGTTTGAAACCCGGTATGTTCGTCCGCGTCAAGATCCTCGCCGACCAGCACGAGGACGTGCTGCTGATCCCCAAGATCGCCCTGCTGGACGGCAACTACGTCTTTACCGTGCTGGATGACAGTCTGGCAGTTCGCGCCGAACTGACCCTGGGTCTGCAGGACGCCGATTTCGTCGAAATCGAAGAAGGGCTGAATCCCGGCGACCGGATCGTCATCGCCGGGCACCGAAGCATGAAGGACAGCACCCGGGTCAAAATCGTAACGCCCTGA